Proteins from a genomic interval of Polaribacter sp. Q13:
- a CDS encoding efflux RND transporter periplasmic adaptor subunit yields the protein MKKVIIFGGIAVALIAVLIWFGKKNSASPIEYKTEKAFKATIIRKSVATGKVTPLEEVEIKPQIAGIIDKIVVEEGAIVKAGDLLATVRVVPNEQSLTSAKGRINSVQIQLNNAKIQYNRNKNLFDKGVISRQEFETLELSYNQAQNDLRNAQNDYQIIKKGSAGSSGANTNIRATTSGMVVEIPVKKGYQVVETNGFSAGTTIATIADMTKMIFEGKVDESEVGKLVKGTKIEISLGAIENKKFPAVLNFIAPKGTEEAGAVQFKIKADVSLDDEHFIRAGYSANAEIVLEKKDSVLSIKESLLQFDRKTELPYVEIKNAEGKFDKKDVKLGTSDGVNVEILEGVTKDDDIKVWNKTSKEEDEKNNN from the coding sequence ATGAAAAAAGTAATCATTTTTGGAGGAATAGCTGTTGCACTAATAGCAGTATTAATTTGGTTTGGTAAAAAGAACAGTGCGTCACCAATAGAATACAAAACAGAAAAAGCTTTTAAAGCAACAATCATTAGAAAAAGTGTTGCTACCGGTAAAGTAACCCCGTTAGAAGAAGTGGAAATAAAACCACAAATAGCAGGTATTATAGATAAAATAGTTGTTGAGGAAGGTGCTATTGTAAAGGCAGGAGACTTGTTAGCTACTGTAAGAGTTGTGCCAAATGAGCAATCTTTAACAAGTGCAAAAGGACGTATTAATTCTGTTCAAATTCAGTTAAATAATGCAAAAATACAATACAACAGAAATAAAAATTTATTTGATAAAGGCGTAATTTCTCGTCAAGAATTTGAAACCTTAGAGCTTTCTTATAATCAAGCACAAAACGATTTACGTAATGCACAAAATGATTATCAGATTATTAAAAAAGGATCTGCAGGTTCTTCTGGCGCAAATACAAATATTAGAGCAACAACTTCTGGTATGGTGGTAGAAATTCCTGTTAAAAAAGGGTATCAAGTTGTAGAAACGAATGGCTTTAGTGCAGGTACTACAATTGCTACAATTGCAGATATGACTAAAATGATTTTTGAAGGTAAAGTTGACGAATCTGAAGTTGGTAAATTAGTAAAAGGAACAAAAATAGAAATTTCTTTAGGTGCTATCGAAAACAAGAAATTTCCAGCAGTTTTAAACTTCATTGCTCCAAAAGGAACAGAAGAAGCAGGTGCTGTTCAGTTTAAAATAAAAGCAGATGTTTCTTTAGATGATGAGCATTTTATTAGAGCAGGTTATAGTGCAAATGCCGAAATTGTTTTAGAGAAAAAAGACAGTGTTTTATCTATTAAAGAGTCTTTATTACAGTTTGATAGAAAAACAGAATTACCTTACGTAGAAATTAAAAATGCAGAAGGAAAGTTTGATAAAAAAGATGTTAAGTTAGGTACTTCAGACGGTGTAAATGTAGAAATCTTAGAAGGTGTTACCAAAGATGATGATATTAAAGTTTGGAATAAAACTTCTAAAGAGGAGGATGAAAAAAACAATAATTAA
- a CDS encoding ABC transporter permease encodes MRFLFEKDTWQEIYGSIRKNKGRTAITIFGAFWGILLLVGLLGAAKGIENSFNGMFGDFATNSVFMSGSKTSMPFKGFQEGRQINLTLSDVDKIRTEVDGIQFVVPRNATGGQVIHGLKTGNFTVFGDFPLIDQVQKKNLIEGRFINQSDMDENKKICVISEGVYKELYDKNEESIGTYLKVSGINYKVVGVYTAGRFEGKNNVHIPFSTFKLVYNKGDKFEWMVVTGKDGVDIVQLEADVKLLLKNLHKINPDDNRAFRGFNLGERIKQVTGFLTGMQFLTWFVGIATLIAGVFAIGNILLITVKERTKEIGIRRALGATPNKVRQQIILESLFLTLLAGSLGIIGGGLILMLLDNFVDFLVNPTVDIPIVLIAYTVLVVLGTLIGFIPAYMATIVKPIDALREE; translated from the coding sequence ATGAGATTTTTATTTGAAAAAGATACTTGGCAAGAAATTTACGGTAGTATTCGAAAGAATAAAGGTAGAACTGCAATTACCATTTTTGGTGCATTTTGGGGAATACTTTTATTAGTAGGTTTATTAGGTGCAGCCAAGGGAATCGAAAACAGTTTTAACGGTATGTTTGGCGATTTTGCAACTAATAGTGTTTTTATGTCTGGTAGTAAAACTTCGATGCCTTTTAAAGGTTTTCAAGAAGGAAGGCAAATTAACTTAACGCTTAGCGATGTTGATAAAATTAGAACAGAAGTAGATGGTATTCAGTTTGTAGTGCCTAGAAATGCTACTGGAGGACAAGTAATACACGGTTTAAAAACAGGTAATTTTACCGTTTTTGGAGATTTTCCTTTAATAGACCAGGTTCAGAAAAAGAACTTAATAGAAGGTAGGTTTATCAACCAAAGTGACATGGATGAGAATAAAAAGATTTGTGTTATTAGTGAAGGAGTTTATAAAGAATTATACGACAAAAATGAAGAGTCTATAGGTACATACTTAAAAGTAAGTGGTATCAATTATAAAGTAGTTGGTGTTTATACAGCTGGTAGATTTGAAGGTAAAAATAACGTTCACATTCCTTTTAGTACATTTAAATTAGTTTATAATAAAGGCGATAAATTTGAATGGATGGTGGTTACTGGTAAAGATGGGGTTGATATTGTTCAGTTAGAGGCAGATGTAAAACTATTGCTTAAAAATTTACATAAAATTAACCCAGATGATAATAGAGCGTTTAGAGGCTTTAATTTAGGAGAACGAATTAAACAGGTTACAGGTTTTTTAACTGGTATGCAGTTTTTAACATGGTTTGTAGGTATAGCAACCTTAATTGCGGGTGTTTTTGCAATTGGTAATATTTTATTGATTACTGTAAAAGAACGTACAAAAGAAATAGGAATTAGAAGAGCTTTAGGAGCAACACCAAATAAGGTAAGACAACAAATTATATTAGAATCATTGTTTTTAACGTTGCTAGCTGGTTCTTTAGGAATTATTGGAGGCGGATTAATTTTAATGCTTCTAGATAATTTTGTAGACTTTCTTGTTAACCCAACCGTAGATATTCCAATTGTATTAATTGCGTATACAGTTTTAGTAGTTTTAGGAACATTAATAGGATTTATACCTGCATATATGGCAACAATTGTGAAACCAATAGACGCATTAAGAGAAGAATAA
- a CDS encoding ABC transporter permease has translation MFDLDRWREIFQSISKNKLRSALSGFTVAFAILLFTLLFGIGNGLQNTFKNEFAKDAMNSIYIWTNNTTKAYKGNQIGRKIQFKNDDFTFIKDNFGDKIQTISPRIQRSADVVYKDEKDTYTVRGVYPEYYVLESAEVTEGRFLNYRDIQEKGKVVVIGRMVEKDLFGQLSAFGKQLNIGGIMYKVIGVFSDPGGDSDERYIYTPFTTMQKMYGNNDYIDDFGITYNPALSIDEAIAFSSKMHRELKKKHNVSPNDQRGIGLDNYATNNKEVSGMMFGLSILILVIGLGTLIAGVVGISNIMVYIVKERTKELGIRKAVGATPKMIVAMIMQEAVFITAISGYVGLLIGIGILEIAGPSLEKYFILNPSVSQPVVIGATLTLVCAGLIAGYLPAKKAARIKPVVALNSD, from the coding sequence ATGTTTGATTTAGATCGTTGGAGAGAAATATTTCAAAGTATCAGTAAAAACAAGTTGCGTTCTGCATTATCTGGATTTACTGTTGCATTTGCTATCTTACTTTTTACCTTACTTTTTGGTATTGGTAATGGACTTCAAAATACCTTTAAAAATGAGTTTGCTAAAGATGCAATGAACTCTATTTATATTTGGACTAATAACACTACAAAAGCATATAAAGGAAATCAAATAGGTAGAAAAATTCAGTTTAAAAATGATGATTTCACCTTTATTAAAGACAATTTTGGGGATAAAATTCAAACGATAAGTCCTAGAATTCAAAGATCTGCAGATGTTGTTTATAAAGATGAAAAAGATACTTACACGGTAAGAGGTGTGTATCCAGAATATTATGTATTAGAATCTGCAGAAGTTACAGAAGGACGTTTTTTAAATTATAGAGATATACAAGAAAAAGGTAAAGTTGTAGTAATAGGTAGAATGGTAGAAAAAGATTTATTTGGTCAATTAAGTGCTTTTGGAAAACAATTGAATATTGGAGGAATCATGTATAAAGTAATAGGTGTTTTCTCTGATCCGGGAGGAGATAGCGATGAAAGATATATTTATACGCCATTTACAACCATGCAAAAAATGTATGGCAATAATGATTATATAGATGATTTTGGTATTACCTATAATCCAGCTTTAAGTATTGATGAAGCCATTGCATTTAGTAGTAAAATGCACAGAGAATTAAAGAAAAAACATAATGTATCACCAAATGACCAAAGAGGAATTGGCTTAGATAATTACGCAACCAATAATAAAGAGGTATCTGGGATGATGTTTGGCTTAAGTATTTTAATTCTAGTAATAGGTTTAGGTACATTAATAGCAGGTGTTGTAGGTATAAGTAATATTATGGTTTACATAGTTAAAGAAAGAACTAAAGAATTAGGAATTAGAAAAGCAGTGGGTGCTACACCAAAAATGATTGTTGCTATGATTATGCAAGAAGCTGTTTTTATTACCGCAATTTCTGGTTATGTAGGTTTGTTAATAGGAATAGGTATTTTAGAAATTGCCGGACCTAGTTTAGAAAAATATTTTATTCTAAACCCAAGTGTTTCTCAACCTGTAGTTATTGGAGCAACATTAACACTAGTTTGTGCAGGTTTAATTGCAGGATATTTACCCGCCAAAAAAGCAGCAAGAATTAAACCAGTAGTAGCATTAAACTCAGATTAA
- a CDS encoding ABC transporter ATP-binding protein — MIRIEKLHKSYPIGKDSLHVLKGIDLHIKEGEFVSIMGSSGSGKSTLLNIVGLLDEHDEGDYYLNGQLIKNLNEKKAAILRNKFLGFVFQSFNLISYKTALENVALPLYYKGIARKERMQIALEYLDKVGLKDWANHLPNELSGGQKQRVAIARALVTKPKVVLADEPTGALDSTTTDSVMQLLKDINNEGMTVFVITHEEEVAEQTKRIVRLKDGLIISDEYTNASKTV, encoded by the coding sequence ATGATTAGAATAGAAAAACTACACAAATCTTACCCAATTGGTAAAGATTCTCTACATGTTTTAAAAGGTATAGATTTACATATAAAAGAAGGCGAGTTTGTTTCTATTATGGGGTCTTCTGGTTCGGGGAAATCTACATTATTAAATATTGTTGGTTTATTAGATGAACATGATGAAGGTGATTATTACCTAAATGGACAATTAATAAAGAACTTAAACGAGAAAAAAGCAGCTATTCTTAGAAATAAATTTTTAGGGTTTGTTTTTCAATCATTTAATCTTATTTCTTACAAAACAGCTTTAGAAAATGTAGCGCTTCCTTTGTATTATAAAGGAATTGCAAGAAAAGAACGCATGCAGATTGCTTTAGAGTATTTAGATAAAGTAGGTTTAAAAGATTGGGCAAACCATTTACCAAACGAACTTTCTGGAGGGCAAAAACAACGTGTTGCCATTGCAAGAGCTTTGGTTACAAAACCAAAAGTAGTTTTAGCAGATGAGCCAACCGGAGCATTAGATTCTACAACCACAGATTCTGTAATGCAATTATTAAAAGACATTAATAATGAAGGTATGACGGTGTTTGTTATTACGCATGAAGAGGAAGTTGCAGAACAAACCAAAAGAATTGTACGTTTAAAAGACGGTCTTATTATTAGTGATGAATATACAAATGCATCTAAAACTGTTTAA